The DNA sequence GTAGTTTTACGGTCGGAATCGTTCCGCGTGGGACCACGGGCCTTCGGATGAACCAGGGGatagaaaaggctttaaaaaaggcaataaaaagcCGGATCGTGGAGAAAATAAAAGTAGGCTGCCGGGACGCTGGGCCGGCAACGGTTCCACTGTGCTCACGCTGAGACCTGTCCCAGGGAAGATGAATCTGGTTCATGAAACACCGGTCTGGTGGGAGAATGAAGgacttcaaggccaggttggactgggcttggagcaacctggcctagtgggaggtggtggccatggcagggcgtgggactggatggtctttaaggtcccttccaacccaaactgttctatgattctatgagtttcAATCACTGGTTCTGATGGGACCAGGCTTTCAGCATCACCTCCCTCTGGTGCCAGCACCCTCTGGTGCCAACGGCACCCACAGGCGGGAGGTTGGACATGGCCAGCTGCTCCCCAAAACATCTGGGAGAAGCAAACTCCCAGttcctctccatccatccacccacccacctaTCCACcacccatccatccttccatccatccatccatccatccttccatccatccaccaTCCATCCACCTGtccaccatccatccatccttccatccacccacccacccatccaccacccatccatccatccttccatccatccacccacccacagGGCcaccatccacccatccatccaccatCCATCCACCTGtccaccatccatccatccttccatccaaccacccacccatccatccatccaacacccatccatccatccttccatccagctgtccatccacccacccatccaccatccatctatccatccatccttccatccaaccatccatccatccacctaTCCATCCAACACCCATCcaccatccttccatccatccaccacacatccatccttccatccaaccacccaccatccatccatccatccatccatccacctgtCCACCATCCAcccaccatccatccatccaaccacCCATCCACCCGTCCACCACCTacccatccatccttccatccaaaCACCCGTCCACCAATCCACCCATCATCCACCTGTCCATCCACCTGTCCACCATCCAcacatccatccttccatccttccatccaccATCCATTTATTCACCCATCTACCCACCCACCATCcttccacccatccatccatcaatcaatcaatcaaccAATCAATCAATCATCCAcccaccccagcagagcccagcaccctgctgagcaccccagctcctcccatccccagcccaggTGGGGCATCATGAGCCTTTATtaggagctctgccagcagcagccccccagtgTGGGGCTCGGATCCTGCCTGCACCTCCAGCTGCCTGCTTCTCCTTCCAGAAGATGCAGCCAGGCGACACCAGCTCTCGCCCGTTCAAGCAGAGGAAAAGCCTCGGTATGTTACTGGGGAGACGAGGGGAGCAGCAGAGCGGGGACGTGGCGATGGGAAGCGCTTAttgctccttttttcctctttcacagccACCAGGATGCACGAAGTGACAGAGATCCGGATAAAATATCCCAACAAGATCCCGGTAAGGGCTGGAGGCAACTGAAAGTCAAGCTGTGGGAGTCTTTGCCGAGGACTTTGTGGCTTGACTCTGAAGACCAGAGCTCTGCTTCTCTGGGCACCCCTCCAAGAGTGGTCCCAAAGGCGCCCCCCCAGTTCCTGTTTTGCCTTCCAGCACCTTCTCCCCGCTGCAGGTGGTTGTGGAGCGCTACCAGAAGGAGAAGACCTTGCCCCCCTTGAACAGGACCAAGTTTCTGGTGTCCCAGGACCTGCCCCTGTCCCAGTTTGCTGTCACCCTGCGGTAAGTGGTTAAtgacactgcgggggggggggggggtgtcccacagCCCTGGACCAGTGCAAAAACCCAGTCTAGATTCAGCTGGGCTGGTGAAAGAGCTTGGCTTGGAAGCCACTTTGGCTTCTCCACTGGGCAAGTGTTTAGTGGGCAGGTGTTTAGACTTGGCCTAATGCAATTAGCATCTGCAATTAGCAAAgaacgtggtggtggtgggggggggatgccTTAGAGTTGCATTCCTCCACTCTTGCTGGGATGGAGGGTGGAGGTGTGACACTTGGGTGACAACTAGCTCTCTTCCCTGGGGACCTGCAGCTCAGGTGAATCGTTAATTGGGGCTAGGTGATTAGCAGCCCTGCTAACAAGCAGCCGACTCGAAACCCTCGTGCCCTGGGCTCTGCTTGAGATCCTCCCCAAGGCCCAACACCTCCTTCAGGATGGACGGAGGTGAGAGCTTGCGGCTGGGGGTTGGCCCTTAGGGATGATTTTGGGGAGCAGTTGGCcgtgccccagcacccaccttcGTGCCGGTGGGGTGGCTGGCACCGGAGGGAGGTGGCGCTCAAGCAGcgctccccagggctcggtatcgGGGCTGGTTCTCCTCGATATCTTCATCGACCACCTGGATGAGGAGATCTTTGCTTGTGCGTGCAGGTTTTTGCTTTACCCGTTCAAACTATATCTCAAAAGTCCAatcttcaaggccaggttggccgggattttgagcaacctggtctagcgggaggtggccctggccatggcagggggttggaaccagatcaTCTtttgaaaggttccttccaacccaaggTGTTCTATGAAGCCCAATCCCTTTGGGAGGGACCACAAGCACCGTGTCCCCATGGATGGGCCCTCCTAGGGGAGCCTCCACGCTGCCTGGTGCTGGGCAATACTCGCCCCTGTGCTGTCTTCACCTTCTCGGCAGGACACGGCTCTGCCTGGCCTCCTCCCAGACCTTCTACCTGCTGGTGAACAACAAAGGGTTGCCCAACATGGCCGTCACCATGCAGGAGCTGTACCGTGACAACAAGGATGAGGACGGCTTTCTCTACCTGACCTACGCCTCCCAGGAGATGTTCGGCAGCTCTTCCTCCTGCGGCTTCTTGACCACGCAAccccctgctgccaccaccaccgtGTCCTCGGGGCTGCTCGTCTCAGGACTCCAATGCTGGTGAGATCGGGGATGTAGCTCCCCAaacttggctttaaaaaaaaaaaaataaaaaaaaatatctgtgggGAGCCCCAAATTGCGGCTGGACCGAACCTCGCCTTCTCTCTGGCGGCGGTTTGTCGGGCTCAGCTTCGTAACGGTCTTAAAGACTCCGCTCAACGCCCCCTTGGTCCTTTTGGCTTTAGGCGGGACGCGTTCTCCCGACGCAGCAGGAGATGGTGCTGGTTGACTCTGATCCACGGGAAGGTCGTTCTTCTAAAGGGTTTTCCAGCCTGTCATCCCTGCCCGGAAAACTAGGAGCGGGGTTTGGgggagttttgtgggttttgctgatttttggtggttttttttttttttttttccttaagccacGTGTCCCTTCTACCGCTGCCGGAGGCTCCGCGCTCTTGAGATGTGGAATAAAGAAAACGTGGCCGGCGCCTCTCATCTGAACGCCGTTTTGGATGGGGACCCAACCTTAACCTTGGGGGGCTTCGTCCTTGGCTTTGTGGGGGGTGCCAGCGgtgaagttgggggggggggggggatgtctggGGGGAGCACCAAGATGGGGAAGGACTTTCTCGCTCTCGCAAAAGCAGCTTGGGAGAGAGACCCTCCCGCAGAAGAACATCCCCCCtgtctccttcccctctgcagaaCTGGGGGGGGGTTGACCGTCCCATCCCTCCAACCAGCCCCCCCAAGGACAGAGGGGGGACATAGTAGCTAAAAGCCGCGGGGGCGGCGCGCCGTGAGTCAGGCGTAAACGCTTCCTGCCACCGATACCGCGAAACGCCTCTTAAATATTTAAGGCTTCCCTCGCCGTAAAAATGCATTGTCACAGCGGGTGAATATTTCATGCACGTTTTTCGTgcttaaaatgttaataaataagcTCTAAAATTAGCCGCCACGACAGCAGGAGCTGGTTCCTTgaggcgccgggggggggggggttgggatgAGGGTTTCCCCCCACtcctggcagggatggaggtggggagcaggggcggggggggactccGGGCTGTGCCCCACAGATGGATGCAGcccccaccattttttttttctttttttattttattttttttgctgaggttttgggctggcagaggtggcttttattttttttggcggggggggggggggggggggaggtagaatcacaggatggtttgggttggaagggagcttaaagaccacccagtgccacccgctgccgtgagcagggacatcttcacctggCTCAGGTCCCTCCAAGCCCTCTGGGGGGGCcataggggtctgggggggtgtgggaggcTAGAGGGAATCCAGAGGGGTCtataggggtgtggggggggtggtctACGGGGGAATTGGGGACATCtctgggggggctataggggctcgGGGTGGAGAGTATAGGGGGGCTGGGGAGTTTGTGGGTCCCAGGGGTGTCTATAGGGGAACTGGGGGCATCtctgggggggctatagggagtCCAGAGGCGGCTATAGGGGCCCTGGTGGGGGGCTATAGGGGGtctggatggggctggggagtTTGTGGGGGCCCAGGGGTGTCTATAGGGGAACTGGGGGCATCTCTGGGGGGGACTATAGGGAGTCCAGAGGCGGCTATAGGGGGTCTGGGGAGTCTgtaggggggggtgggggagggagggtgtggAGGATCCACAGACCtgatttttcctgaagaaaagggGCTCAAAACCATATTTCTGGCATTGCCGAGCTCCGGGGGCCCTGTTAGCCCCCTGCTGCAGGGGGTGGCTTTgctttggggggggtgtgtgtgtgcagggaatGCCCCCACCTGCCCCATCCCCTTCACCCCCATCCCCTTGAGCCTTTTCCCACTTTTATCCCAAGGGCAGCGTTGACCTCCGCAACTGCCGGCGCTTCCCAGGCGGATGTTCGGTAGCAGCGCTCGCCCCCCCTGCGCAGACGCCTTCCTTTTTGGGGTAGTTTTggctatatatatgtatatatatatggggttttttattattttttttttttttaccaaacaTATATTTAACTTGTCAGCCCGCAGCGGCTCCGCTTCCACCccatctcctctctccccccGTTGACTAGGGAAAGGGCTGGCACGCCACGCAGCGTTTGCACACACGCGCGCCCAACCTCCACCCTCGCGTTCCCTCCGAGGCAGCCCGTAATTAAAACCGCGAGCTTTTCGGGGCAAAAACTCCCCGTTTTCGCCCCCCCCGCTTTGTTATTTATTGGGGTGGTTGCGGGCCGGAGGGCTGGCTCCGAGCAGCCTGGCCGTtcaagccccttccaacctgaatgatccTTATGCGCGGGGGTGCGCgtatgttattttttatttcccccccccaagcctCCCTCGCATGCCTGAAAACTCCCTGGAAGCCCCCCagcttggaagaaaagcagagaaaaaccatGATTCGCAGGGAGGGGGGAGACCTCTCTCCATCCATCCTCTCCCGTCCCAAGCCGGTGACGGAgcaggatggatggggctggcATTTCTTAGCTGAAAGCTTATTTTTCACTGGCGGCGGGGAATTGCTTCCCAGAAAGCTTCTGCCTTCGAAAAGAGaaagggggggtgtgggggggttgaAAGCAAGGAGAGGCCGGTTGGGCTTGTAGCTAcccttcccccccactccccgggAAGCTTTCGGAGCATCTATCTCCACGCCAGGGTAccttttttgtaccttttttttaccttttttgtaaaaaaaaacaaaaaaaaagccaacccccccccaaaaaaaaaaaaaaaaaggttcagttaCGGGTTGAATTCATGCCGAAGGCTGCCCGAGCTGGGAGATGCGGCACCGTATGGGTTCAGAGCAGGTTCGAGCCCTTAATAATGAGGAATGATCTGCGAAACAGAGGGGACTGGGGCGGGGGGATAAAGAACGGGGGGGTGCGGCCCAGGAAAGCCCAGATCTCCTGTGGGAAAGAGCTTTTCTCACACACCCCATCCGttttcctgcccttttctctgtctccctcAGGATCCCACTTTTCTCCATCCTTTGGTCCCTCAGCATCACACTTCTCTCCGTCCTCTGATCCCTCAGGATCCCACGTTTCTGCATCCTCTGATCTCTCAGGATCCCACTTTTCTCCGTCCTCTGATCCCTCAGGATTCAACTTTTCTCCATCCTCTGATCCCTCAGCGTCCCACTTCTCTCCGTCCTCTGATCCCTCAGGATCCAACTTTTCTCCGTCCTCTGAACCCTCACAATCccacttttctccctcctctgatCCCTCAGGATTCAACTTTTCTCCGTCCTCTTAACCCTCACAATCCCACTTCTCTCTGTCCTCTGATCCCTCAGGATTCCACTTTTTTCCATCCTCTGATCCTTCAGGATCCAACTTTTCTCCATCCTCTGATCGCTCAGCATCCCACTCTTCTCCGTCCTCTGATCCCTCAGAATCCAACTTTTCTCCGTCCTCTGATCCCTCCAGATCCCACTTTTCTCTGTCCTCTGATCCCCCAGGATcccacttttctccttcctctgaaCCCTCACAATCCCACTTCTCTCTGTCCTCTGATCCCTCAGGATCCCACTTTTCTCCATCCTTTGATCCCTCAGGATCTCACTTTTTTCCATTCTCTGATCCCTCAGGATCCAACTTTTCTCCGTCCTCTGATCCCTCAGCATCCCACTCTTCTCCGTCCTCTGATCCCTCAGGATCCCACTTTTGCAAAGCGAGGCCGACAATCCCGCCTTGTCCCCTGGATCCTCGGTCCAGGTCCCAGCACGGTGCTCGGTGGCACCGGTGACAAGGGCTCCGCCGCTTCCCGAGCGACGCCAGGATCCTGCCCAGACCCTGAATTACTGCGCGACGCTGGGCAGAGCGGGAGCGTCTCTCCCCGCATCTGGATACAGGGATGCTGAAGGATGCTCACGTCTTCCATTTCTTCTGGTAaatcaggtttgggtttttttgttttttaaaaaaaaaaaaaagccaagcagcaTTTTACGGGATGCCGACGGACTTTTCGCtgcttcatttattttgctaaacGCCATTTGGAAGCGCGAGCCGGCCGGCCTAGTACAAATATAATTACGTATTTATTGCCGATATAATTCTGAGTTAATTATACGGCGACTAATTTTCTCAGCGAGGGGTTGTAATGTTTGGGTGTGGAGGAGCCAGCTGTAATCCTCAGCGCTTTTCTCCCCCCGCTTTTCGAGCACGCTACGGAATGTCGCTCCGCTATGCCAGAGGCACCCAAGGAATTCCAGAGGCACCCAAGGAATTCTAGAGGCACCCAAGGAATTCTTGGTCCCAGACGCTGCTGAGCGCGGAGTTCTCCTGACGTGCAACGGCTGGGTGGGGATTTCATCTCCTGGCTCCTCATTAAGATTCCCTTCAAATCCCCACGCGTTCGTTGTGGTAAATATCATTGTCCTAAATATCTATTGTCGGGGCTCTTCCATCAGTTGGAAGAATTGCCGGCCTTTTGGTTTGGAACTTGGCCTTTCAGCTCGGAAGatgctgtttgctttggaaaacCCGGCTCCGCAGGCTGCCTCCTGACGATActcagctccttttttttcctagcccTTCAATGGAGCTTTTCCAGGAGAGCCACAAGAACGAAACCAGCTCCAGGTTGAGGTGATTAAACCCTCCTTTCctctggttgggtttttggtttggtttttttttttgtccccagcCAAAAATTTTGGGGCTTGTCACCTGAAATGTCcggcttttattttattcctgtttcgctcctcctgcagctggaggcttcGCCGCTGGCGCTTGGCCCTCATGTGATGAAGGCGGCGCTTACCTTCCTGGCATCAGGTCCTTCGTGAGATGCTCCGATGCTTCCCATCGCCTTCAAAACAGCCAGAAAGCCACCGGCAACCTGGGCTACCATCCCCAGCAGCGGGGCCAGTGCGGTGacgggggggattctgcccctctgatCTGTTGAGACCCCCCCCGCTGCGGCGCTGCCTCTGGCTCTGGGGCCAtgggaaggacacggagctgtgggagcggggccggaggaggccccggagatgctgggagggctggagcccctctgctgtggggctgggctcagctgggggggttcagcctggagaagagaaggctccggggagaccttggagccccttccagtccctaaaggggctctgggaaagccgggaagggactctggatctGGGAGGGGAGCCGTAGGACGAGGGGGGacggttttaagctgaaaaaggggaggttttggttagatattagaagaaattcttggctgtgagggcggtgaaacgctggcccaggttgcccagagaagctgtggctgccccatccctggaggggtccaaggccaggttggacggggcttggagcgaccttgATCCATTGAAGATGTCCCCACTCACGGCAGCAGGTgacactggatggtctttaagctcctttccaacccgaaccattcaaGTGATGAAAACTTTCCCTCACCATTGCAAGGGTTTTTCCACATCTTATCGCTAGAGCTGGAATTTGGGAGGTCCCCGGTTGGTGCATCGAAGTAGCCCAAAACCTCAAACAAGAAGTTGATTTATTCAAGGTGCTTCCTGAACTTGCAATTCCAGGAGCTTTGGGAAGCCGATGGAGCCGGAACCCCGATCGGTGCCGCAGCAGGATCCGACCCGCAGCCTCcccaggcaggagccagcccaCGCTCTGCCCTCACCGAGCCCACCGGGATGCCACGAGCATCAGCCCCACGGCCAACGATGCGGAGGAAGGCGCGCAGGTCAAGCCCACGCGCCACCTCGCAGCACGACGCAGCCCATAAAGGcatatttttaagatatttaggGGCACCCACTCAACTACTGCCATTCAAAGGGTCCGACTGTTTACGTGGAGGGCAGCCAGACCAGCAGAGCCCCTTTGCCTCGCTCTGTGAGCCCAGCCTTGACGTTATCTCCTCTTCGGAGCCATTTATTCACCTTTATTTATCCTGGGATCCCCCAAGGCTGTTTAATTTCAGAGCTAAATCCAGGTGGATCCAGCAGCAGTGATATTTCCTGCCTGCATTCCTCCTCTTCTCATTACTTTATATTAAAAGTGATTTCACTCGCAGTCACATCTCGCACTATTTATAACCCGCAGGAGGGAATGTTTTATAGCGGAGCAGGTACTCGGAGGCTCCGATTCCAGCCGGGCTGCTCCACCCGAGCCCATGCCAGGACTCGGAGGGGCTGGAggcccacagcatccccccctccaaggagaggaaagggaccTGCCTTTACGCCGTGAGGGTCTCGGAGCACGCACACGCACTTTGTGGGCACCCACGTATCCCCAGGACCCCCACGCCTCGGCGGCATTGGAAAAGCAGGATGTTTGTTTTGGCTGGTGCTGGCTCCCCAGTTGGATGAGTAAAGAACAGCTTGGGAATGACTCACCTTCCCCATCAGGCAATTAGCACCAGATCTGCAGCTAATGAGCCCTCCTGTCTCTCACTGGCCAGAGGTAAGACACGTATTTAAAAGAGAGGATGGAAACAAACCATTAACCCCGGCCACATTGCAggatgttttcacagaatcacgggatggtaggggttggaagggccctctggagatcatctcctccaaccccctccagagcagggtcacccagagcaggcggcacaggaacgcgtccgggcgggtttgggatgtctccacagacggagactcccccacctctctgggcagcctgtgccagggctctgccacccgcagagtcaagaagttcctcctcctgtttaggtggaacttcccatgctcacgtttgtgcccgttaccccttgtcctgtccccgggcaccactgagaagagcctggccccatcctcctcacacccaccctttaagatcccccctcagccgtcttttttccagacaaaaagccccaaatccctcggcctttctTCAGCAGGGAGACgttcccgtcccctcagcatctcggtagccctttgctgtcccctctccagcagttccctgtccctcttgacccggggagcccagaactggacccacaACTCCAgctgcggcctccccagggcagagcagagggggaggatgacctccctccacctgccggccacgctcttcttcatgccccccacgatgccactggccttcttggccaccagggcccatcgctgccTCATGGCCGTCCCGTCggcccccagcactcccaggtctctccccaccgagctgctctccagcaggtcacccccaacctgtcctgctgcggggggttattcctccccgggtgcagcaccctgcgcttgcccCTCTTGAATTCCagaaggttcctctttgcccaactctccagcctggccaggtctctctggatggcggcacggccttccGGGGTGTcggccacccccccagctttgtgtcacctcTAAACCTGCCCAGGGGAcgctctgtcccttcatccaggccattgatgacgacattgaagaggactgggcccagcactgacccctggggaacaccactcgcaCCGACCCCCAGCtcgactctgtgcccctaatcccCACCCTCTGAGGGCCTTTCCACCGGTTTTCCCTCCCCGCCGCTGTCCGTTCATCCACCCCACACTTCctaatcagagaatcacagaatccttcAGGTGGGAAAAGACCCTCGGGACCATCgggtccaaccatcagccccactcgaCAGAGCTCCCCCCCACACCACATCCCCCCCCACACCTAAACCACTCTCAAACACCTTCAGggacggcgactccaccacctgCCCGGGCAGCCTAGTCCGGCGTCCGACCGCTccttctgggaagaattttttcctcgtgcccagcctaaacctccccggcTGCAGCTCGAagccgttccctcttgttctagCGCCAATTacccgtgagaagagaccagccccaaccGCTCTGCAGCGTCCTCCCAAGTGGTTGTGGAgagccatgaggtctcccctcagcctcctcttcctcggactaaacactcccagctccctcaatcgCTCCTCACCAcgtttattctccaggcccttcaccccCTTCGTTGCCCCCCTCTGCCCTCGCTCCGGCGCCTCGAGATCTCTCTGGTATcggggtgcccagaactggacacgatCCTCCAGgggtggcctccccagtgctgagcacggggggacgatcacctccctcctcctgctggtcgcGCTAGTGCTGATACgagccaggatgccgttggctttcttggccacctgggcacgctgctggctcgtgTTCGGCCGCTCGTCAACgggaacccccaggtccttttccgccgggcagctctccagccgcacTGCCCCAAGCTTCCCTAAAGCTTCCCTAGGAGGATGCCGGGGGAGAGCGTGTCCAacgcctcgctgaagtcaaggcagacaacacccaccgccctcccctcatctctccatccggCCATGCCACCAGAGAAGGCtctcagattagtcagacatttTTTTGAAACCCAGCTTAATTATCAGGACACACGGCGCCAGGACCAACGGAGTCGGGCTCCCCCCAGGCATCcaggccggggagcggggctAACGGTGGCCAAAGCCAAGACGAGGGACCCAGCTGAAGATACCGGCTCCACCAAAACCATCTCGGCATCTCCACCCGTGGGCAGAACGCTGGGGTCCGAGAGCTGCCGGCGCCACCCGCTCATCGGAGCTCGGATGATGAACTTCTCTAATCGACGCTCGTTATGAATGGAAACTTCTAGGAACCCAGCGCCCGTCTCCGGCTGGTTAATTAATGATTAATGGCAGGCTGCCTTTCAAACTCAAGGCTTTAGATGtgatttgggggcggggggacacacgcacCCTCTCAACTCTCTGGGTTAATTTGCTGCTGAAAGTGAGAAATGAGAGagcggtgggggaagaaaaaaaaaaaaaaagaagccacgGCAcgggagggcagagcagagggggaccCGCTCCAAATGGCTCCATTAACGCTGCTGCTAATTGCgttcctgctgctgggcacaACAGCggccaaaaaaaagagaaaaaaaaaaaaagaaaaaaaagacatttaaaaaattgctatttCGAAGCTGTAATCCCAGGCAAGGAGCGTTCAGAGAGGAACGCCAAAGCCACCGCGATGTCACCCAACCTGGGACGGGGACACGGAGCAGACCCAGGGGAAGAGAGTGGAGATGAACAGGGGGAAGCGGTTGGAAGCGAGGACCATCGCGAATGGTgactggggagaaggggagatggGGACAGCATGGCAGGGAGGCAcggtggaggaaggagaagaggctgAGCTTGCCTTGAGCTGCCCTGAGAGCCGTCGCCGTCCATCCgtctgctccctgcccaccctgtAGCACCATGGAGGAGGACGTGGAGGGCAAGGCCTGACCGGGCAATACGAGGAGGACAAAgctggcagcagaggggaaggacgATTCTCCGGCTGCAAACTTCCGTTGGGTTTACCCCACACTTGGCCTGAACCTCTCAGACCGGCAGACCCCATCGGTGTCACCCCTCAAGTGTCCTTCAGCGGGGACCTCGGGGGCTCCCTTCACCCCCAGGCCAAACCCCGGCGTCTTGATTAAAAGCTTGAAGGAAGGACCACGCAAAATCTCTGCAGGCTGGATGGGATCATTGATGGTGAGGACTGTAAATCGTCTGGTAGCTTCTactggggggctggagcccctctgctgtggggccgggctgagttggggggttcagcccagagaagagaaggctccgaggagaccttggagccccttccagtccctaaaggggctccgggaaagctgggaaaggactctggatcagggaggggagccatgggatgaggggggacagttttaagctgaaaaaggggagattt is a window from the Larus michahellis chromosome 25, bLarMic1.1, whole genome shotgun sequence genome containing:
- the LOC141734834 gene encoding microtubule-associated protein 1 light chain 3 gamma-like, translating into MQPGDTSSRPFKQRKSLATRMHEVTEIRIKYPNKIPVVVERYQKEKTLPPLNRTKFLVSQDLPLSQFAVTLRTRLCLASSQTFYLLVNNKGLPNMAVTMQELYRDNKDEDGFLYLTYASQEMFGSSSSCGFLTTQPPAATTTVSSGLLVSGLQCCHVSLLPLPEAPRS